From Salarias fasciatus chromosome 12, fSalaFa1.1, whole genome shotgun sequence, the proteins below share one genomic window:
- the LOC115397571 gene encoding dynamin-1-like protein isoform X1, protein METLIPTINRLQEVFLTVGAEVIQLPQIVVVGSQSSGKSSVLESLVGRDFLPRGSGIVTRRPLVLQLVNVAPLQDRLKLENGNGVKQNAQNSHPGVKAEEWGTFLHCKNQIFTDFKDIRQEIEAETDRTSGENKGISPEPIYLKIFSPKVLNLTLVDLPGITKVPVGDQPEDIEAQVQEMILSFISNPNSLILAVSPANSDLATSDALKLAREVDPDGRRTLLVVSKLDLMDAGTDALEVLLGRVIPVRLGIIGVVNRSQHDINTQKSLEDTMRDEQAFLQRYYPSLASRAGSRYLAKTLSRLLMHHIRDCLPDLKTRVTVLSAQYQARLNSYGQPVEDHSATLLQIVTKFASDYCNTIEGTARHIQTSELCGGARICYIFHETFGRTLQSIDPLGGLSDLDILTAIRNATGPRPALFVPEVSFELLVKRQIKRLEEPSLRCVELVHEELQRIIQHCSSFSTQELLRFPKLHDSIVEVVTGLLRKRLPITNEMVHNLVAIELAYINTKHPDFTDAAQVSASVNSQQAEAVDGGKRWKNEKVADEKVAGFGSPSKGQAINLLDTAVPVARKLSAREQRDCEVIQRLIKCYFLIVRKSIQDSVPKTVMHFLVNFVKEHLQSELVGQLYKQKLLQELLIESQDTAQQRTEVAQMLEALKKANNIISEIRETHLW, encoded by the exons ATGGAAACTCTGATTCCCACCATCAACCGCCTGCAGGAGGTCTTTCTCACAGTGGGTGCAGAGGTCATACAGCTCCCTCAGATAGTCGTGGTTGGATCTCAG AGCAGTGGAAAGAGCTCCGTGTTGGAGAGTCTGGTTGGGCGAGATTTCTTGCCTCGGGGATCAGGAATAGTCACAAGACGACCTCTGGTGTTGCAGCTTGTCAATGTTGCTCCTCTGCAGGACAGACTGAAGCTGGAGAACG GGAATGGGGTAAAACAAAATGCCCAAAACAGCCACCCAg GTGTCAAAGCTGAAGAATGGGGTACGTTCCTGCACTGCAAGAACCAG ATCTTCACAGATTTTAAGGATATCCGACAGGAGATTGAAGCTGAGACTGATCGCACTTCAGGCGAAAACAAG GGAATCAGTCCTGAACCAATATATTTAAAGATTTTCTCACCCAAAGTCCTCAATCTCACTCTGGTTGACTTACCTGGAATTACAAAG GTTCCCGTTGGAGACCAGCCAGAGGACATCGAGGCTCAAGTGCAGGAGATGATCTTGTCCTTCATCTCCAATCCAAACTCCCTCATCCTCGCCGTGTCCCCTGCCAACTCTGACTTGGCCACGTCCGACGCACTGAAATTGGCTCGAGAGGTCGATCCAGATG GGCGTCGCACGCTGCTGGTGGTCAGTAAGCTGGATCTCATGGACGCCGGCACCGACGCGCTGGAGGTTCTTCTGGGTCGCGTCATTCCAGTCAGGCTGGGGATTATCGGCGTGGTCAATAG GAGCCAGCATGACATCAATACCCAGAAGAGCCTGGAGGACACGATGCGGGACGAGCAGGCCTTCCTCCAGCGGTACTACCCGTCGCTGGCGTCCCGCGCCGGCTCGCGCTACCTGGCCAAGACCCTCAGCCGACTGCTCATGCACCACATCCGGGACTGCCTGCCGGACCTCAAGACCAGGGTGACGGTGCTGAGCGCGCAGTACCAGGCGCGGCTCAACAGCTACGGTCAGCCGGTGGAGGACCACAGCGCCACCCTGCTGCAGATCGTCACCAAGTTCGCCAGCGATTACTGCAACACCATCGAGGGAACGGCCAGGCACATCCAGACCTCAGAGCT ctgcggAGGCGCTCGGATCTGTTACATATTCCATGAGACCTTCGGCCGCACTTTGCAGTCCATCGACCCCCTGGGAGGACTGAGCGATCTGGATATTCTCACTGCCATCCGCAACGCCACG GGTCCGCGGCCGGCGCTTTTCGTGCCCGAGGTGTCCTTTGAGTTGCTGGTGAAGCGGCAAATTAAGCGTCTGGAGGAGCCGAGCCTCCGCTGCGTGGAGCTGGTtcatgaagagctgcagaggatcATCCAGCACTGCTCCTCCTTCAGCACGCAG gAGCTGCTGCGATTCCCCAAACTGCACGATTCCATTGTGGAAGTCGTGACTGGATTATTGAGGAAGCGCTTGCCGATTACTAATGAAATG gtACACAATTTAGTAGCGATTGAGCTTGCCTACATCAACACCAAACATCCTGACTTCACAGATGCGGCGCAGGTCTCAGCGTCCGTCAACAGTCAGCAG GCCGAGGCCGTCGACGGGGGGAAGCGCTGGAAGAACGAGAAGGTCGCGGACGAGAAAGTCGCAGGCTTTGGCAGCCCCAGCAAAGGCCAGGCCATTAACCTCCTCGACACG GCCGTCCCCGTCGCTCGCAAGCTGAGCGCCAGAGAGCAGAGGGACTGCGAGGTCATTCAGCGGCTCATCAAGTGCTACTTCCTCATTGTCCGCAAGAGCATCCAGGACAG TGTGCCCAAGACGGTCATGCACTTCCTGGTGAACTTCGTGAAGGAGCATCTGCAGAGTGAGCTGGTGGGTCAGCTCTACaagcagaagctgctgcaggagctgctcatTGAGTCCCAGGACACGGCGCAGCAGCGGACCGAGGTTGCTCAAATGCTGGAG gCTCTCAAAAAAGCCAACAACATCATCTCTGAGATCCGGGAGACCCATCTGTGGTAG
- the LOC115397571 gene encoding dynamin-1-like protein isoform X2 gives METLIPTINRLQEVFLTVGAEVIQLPQIVVVGSQSSGKSSVLESLVGRDFLPRGSGIVTRRPLVLQLVNVAPLQDRLKLENGVKAEEWGTFLHCKNQIFTDFKDIRQEIEAETDRTSGENKGISPEPIYLKIFSPKVLNLTLVDLPGITKVPVGDQPEDIEAQVQEMILSFISNPNSLILAVSPANSDLATSDALKLAREVDPDGRRTLLVVSKLDLMDAGTDALEVLLGRVIPVRLGIIGVVNRSQHDINTQKSLEDTMRDEQAFLQRYYPSLASRAGSRYLAKTLSRLLMHHIRDCLPDLKTRVTVLSAQYQARLNSYGQPVEDHSATLLQIVTKFASDYCNTIEGTARHIQTSELCGGARICYIFHETFGRTLQSIDPLGGLSDLDILTAIRNATGPRPALFVPEVSFELLVKRQIKRLEEPSLRCVELVHEELQRIIQHCSSFSTQELLRFPKLHDSIVEVVTGLLRKRLPITNEMVHNLVAIELAYINTKHPDFTDAAQVSASVNSQQAEAVDGGKRWKNEKVADEKVAGFGSPSKGQAINLLDTAVPVARKLSAREQRDCEVIQRLIKCYFLIVRKSIQDSVPKTVMHFLVNFVKEHLQSELVGQLYKQKLLQELLIESQDTAQQRTEVAQMLEALKKANNIISEIRETHLW, from the exons ATGGAAACTCTGATTCCCACCATCAACCGCCTGCAGGAGGTCTTTCTCACAGTGGGTGCAGAGGTCATACAGCTCCCTCAGATAGTCGTGGTTGGATCTCAG AGCAGTGGAAAGAGCTCCGTGTTGGAGAGTCTGGTTGGGCGAGATTTCTTGCCTCGGGGATCAGGAATAGTCACAAGACGACCTCTGGTGTTGCAGCTTGTCAATGTTGCTCCTCTGCAGGACAGACTGAAGCTGGAGAACG GTGTCAAAGCTGAAGAATGGGGTACGTTCCTGCACTGCAAGAACCAG ATCTTCACAGATTTTAAGGATATCCGACAGGAGATTGAAGCTGAGACTGATCGCACTTCAGGCGAAAACAAG GGAATCAGTCCTGAACCAATATATTTAAAGATTTTCTCACCCAAAGTCCTCAATCTCACTCTGGTTGACTTACCTGGAATTACAAAG GTTCCCGTTGGAGACCAGCCAGAGGACATCGAGGCTCAAGTGCAGGAGATGATCTTGTCCTTCATCTCCAATCCAAACTCCCTCATCCTCGCCGTGTCCCCTGCCAACTCTGACTTGGCCACGTCCGACGCACTGAAATTGGCTCGAGAGGTCGATCCAGATG GGCGTCGCACGCTGCTGGTGGTCAGTAAGCTGGATCTCATGGACGCCGGCACCGACGCGCTGGAGGTTCTTCTGGGTCGCGTCATTCCAGTCAGGCTGGGGATTATCGGCGTGGTCAATAG GAGCCAGCATGACATCAATACCCAGAAGAGCCTGGAGGACACGATGCGGGACGAGCAGGCCTTCCTCCAGCGGTACTACCCGTCGCTGGCGTCCCGCGCCGGCTCGCGCTACCTGGCCAAGACCCTCAGCCGACTGCTCATGCACCACATCCGGGACTGCCTGCCGGACCTCAAGACCAGGGTGACGGTGCTGAGCGCGCAGTACCAGGCGCGGCTCAACAGCTACGGTCAGCCGGTGGAGGACCACAGCGCCACCCTGCTGCAGATCGTCACCAAGTTCGCCAGCGATTACTGCAACACCATCGAGGGAACGGCCAGGCACATCCAGACCTCAGAGCT ctgcggAGGCGCTCGGATCTGTTACATATTCCATGAGACCTTCGGCCGCACTTTGCAGTCCATCGACCCCCTGGGAGGACTGAGCGATCTGGATATTCTCACTGCCATCCGCAACGCCACG GGTCCGCGGCCGGCGCTTTTCGTGCCCGAGGTGTCCTTTGAGTTGCTGGTGAAGCGGCAAATTAAGCGTCTGGAGGAGCCGAGCCTCCGCTGCGTGGAGCTGGTtcatgaagagctgcagaggatcATCCAGCACTGCTCCTCCTTCAGCACGCAG gAGCTGCTGCGATTCCCCAAACTGCACGATTCCATTGTGGAAGTCGTGACTGGATTATTGAGGAAGCGCTTGCCGATTACTAATGAAATG gtACACAATTTAGTAGCGATTGAGCTTGCCTACATCAACACCAAACATCCTGACTTCACAGATGCGGCGCAGGTCTCAGCGTCCGTCAACAGTCAGCAG GCCGAGGCCGTCGACGGGGGGAAGCGCTGGAAGAACGAGAAGGTCGCGGACGAGAAAGTCGCAGGCTTTGGCAGCCCCAGCAAAGGCCAGGCCATTAACCTCCTCGACACG GCCGTCCCCGTCGCTCGCAAGCTGAGCGCCAGAGAGCAGAGGGACTGCGAGGTCATTCAGCGGCTCATCAAGTGCTACTTCCTCATTGTCCGCAAGAGCATCCAGGACAG TGTGCCCAAGACGGTCATGCACTTCCTGGTGAACTTCGTGAAGGAGCATCTGCAGAGTGAGCTGGTGGGTCAGCTCTACaagcagaagctgctgcaggagctgctcatTGAGTCCCAGGACACGGCGCAGCAGCGGACCGAGGTTGCTCAAATGCTGGAG gCTCTCAAAAAAGCCAACAACATCATCTCTGAGATCCGGGAGACCCATCTGTGGTAG